The Streptomyces sp. NBC_01268 genome segment GGTGGGCCAGGTCCTGGTGGCGCTGCTGCTGGGCTCCCTCACGTACGCGATCATCGAGGCCGGCCCGCTGTTCGCGGGGGTGGCGGCCGCCGCGCTGGCCGGGATCCTGGTCTACGAGCCGCGACGCCGCGAACCCCTGATCGACCTGCGCTTCTTCCGCAGCGCGCCGTTCAGCGGGGCCACCGTGACGGCGGTCGGCGCCTTCGCGGCGCTGGGCGGCTTCCTCTTCCTCAACACGCTCTACCTCCAGGACGTCCGGGGCCTCTCGGCCCTGCACGCGGGGCTCTTCATGCTGCCCATGGCGGCGATGACCTTCGTCTTCGCGCCGATGTCGGGGCGCCTGGTGGGGACGCGCGGACCGCGCCCCTCGCTGCTGCTCTCGGGGGCGGCGATGGCGGCGGGCTCCCTGCTGTTCGCCGCCTTCGACGCGGAGACGAGCACGCCGCTGCTCTTCACCGGGTACGTGGTCTTCGGCATCGGCTTCGGCATGGTGAACGCGCCGATCACGAACACGGCGGTGTCCGGGATGCCCCGCGCGCAGGCCGGGGTGGCCGCGGCCGTGGCGTCCACGAGCCGCCAGACCGGCCAGACCCTGGGGGTCGCGGTGGCGGGCGCGGTGCTGAGCGCGGGGCTCGCCTCCTCCCCGTACGCGGCGGCCACCGGCGATCTCGACGGCTTCGTGGCGGCGAGCCGGCCGGCCTACTGGATCATCACCGCCTGCGGCCTGTGCGTGCTCGTCGCCGGGGCGCTGACCAGCGGGGCGTGGGCGCGCGGGACGGCGGAGCGGACGGCGGCACGGCTGGCGGAGGAGGAGGAAGAAGAAGAGGGCGGCGGGGTTCAGGCGACGGCCAGGGCGTCCTCGCCCTGAGGCACGGCGGGGGCGGAAGCCCCGGCTTCCCCGTTCTCCTGCGCCGCCTCCTCCGCGAGGATCAGCGCCCGGAGCCGTTCGATCCCGGCCCGGCTCGCCTCGTCGACGGGGACGTACGTCACGAGCCGCGGCCCGGCGGCGGGGCCGAGGTACAGGTTGGTGTGCTCCAGCCTGAGCAGGCCGACGTGGGCGTTGTGGATGAGCTTGGTCCGTCCGGACTGGTCGACGACGTCGTGCCGCGCCCAGATCTCGCGGAACTCCGGCGAGGCCGTACGGAGCCGGTGCAGCAGCTCCTTCCAGGCGGGTTCGGCGAGGTGCTCGGCCATGGCGGCGCGCAGCTTGCCCGCCAGCGAGGCGAGGACCTCGGGCAGGTCGGTGACGGCGGCGCGGAAGTCGTCGTTCGTGAACGCCAGCCAGAGGCTGTTGCGCTCCTCGCGGGGCAGCGCGTCCAGGTCGCAGAAGAGCCGGCCGAAGGTGCGGTTGTGGGCGAGGAAGTCGTAGCGGCTGTTCTGCACGGCGGCCGGGACCGGCTCCAGCTGGTCGAGGAGGCCGCGCAGCGCGGGCGTGACGGCCGGGCAGGGCGTCTCGGGGTGCGGGTCGGTCTGTCCGGCGAGGGCGAAGAGGTGGTTGCGCTCGGTGGGGTCGAGCAGCAGGGCGCCGGCGAGGGCGTCCAGGACCTGGGGGGAGACCTGGATGGGCCGCGCCTGCTCCAGCCACGTGTACCAGGTGACGCCGACGGCGGAGAGCTGGGCGACCTCCTCGCGGCGCAGCCCCGGGGTGCGGCGGCGGCGCCCGCGCGGGAGGCCGACCTGTTCGGGGCTGATCCGCTCGCGGCGGCTGCGCAGGAAGCCGGCGAGCTCGTGGCGGCGGATGTCGGGCTCGCCGGAGGTGCCGATCGCCGGTGCGGAGGTCATGACCGTCATGCTCCCAGGGTGCCGGGGCGCTCAGCCCGTTGCCAGGTAGTGCTTGTACCAGGATAAAGAGACTCTGGTACCAGGTTGAGCGAGGGCCGATCGTCGGATGCGTGACTACGACATCCACCCCAGCCCGTACCGCCGCGGTCGTCGACCACGCCCGGCCGGTCCTCGGCACGCTCGGCCTGTTCACCGTGCTG includes the following:
- a CDS encoding MFS transporter, yielding MSELTPQRPTAALLPRRRRLLVLGICCLSLLIVSLDNTALNVALPSMRRELDASVSGLQWTIDAYTLVLASLLMLSGSTADRIGRRRVFTTGLVLFVLGSLLCSLAPSLEALVACRMVQAVGGSMLNPVAMSIITNTFTEPAERARAIGVWGAVVGISLAAGPLVGGLLVGSVGWRAIFWVNLPIGLAALLLTLRYVPESRAPRPRRPDPVGQVLVALLLGSLTYAIIEAGPLFAGVAAAALAGILVYEPRRREPLIDLRFFRSAPFSGATVTAVGAFAALGGFLFLNTLYLQDVRGLSALHAGLFMLPMAAMTFVFAPMSGRLVGTRGPRPSLLLSGAAMAAGSLLFAAFDAETSTPLLFTGYVVFGIGFGMVNAPITNTAVSGMPRAQAGVAAAVASTSRQTGQTLGVAVAGAVLSAGLASSPYAAATGDLDGFVAASRPAYWIITACGLCVLVAGALTSGAWARGTAERTAARLAEEEEEEEGGGVQATARASSP
- a CDS encoding MmyB family transcriptional regulator, coding for MTVMTSAPAIGTSGEPDIRRHELAGFLRSRRERISPEQVGLPRGRRRRTPGLRREEVAQLSAVGVTWYTWLEQARPIQVSPQVLDALAGALLLDPTERNHLFALAGQTDPHPETPCPAVTPALRGLLDQLEPVPAAVQNSRYDFLAHNRTFGRLFCDLDALPREERNSLWLAFTNDDFRAAVTDLPEVLASLAGKLRAAMAEHLAEPAWKELLHRLRTASPEFREIWARHDVVDQSGRTKLIHNAHVGLLRLEHTNLYLGPAAGPRLVTYVPVDEASRAGIERLRALILAEEAAQENGEAGASAPAVPQGEDALAVA